Proteins from one Staphylococcus sp. IVB6214 genomic window:
- a CDS encoding DsbA family protein, whose translation MKVKKTLLIGVVICLFVLAVLGTFSFSSDSKDKLDSKALHKDTALQPQIGNKKSDVKLVLFGDYKCPYCGDFESQILPKIQKDYIETNKVELRYVNVLIHGEESKLSTRASLAVNKFAPEAYWSFHEALYRAQPKSKEAVSDDKWLTEQLVEKEINKLKIKPEQKKQILNAYNDKVFHQQAKHDDQLAKQYKVSKVPSLYVNGERVKDVTDYEAVKGAIDQALDEQKNK comes from the coding sequence ATTTGTACTTGCTGTTTTAGGAACATTCTCTTTTTCAAGCGATTCAAAAGATAAATTGGACAGTAAAGCCTTGCATAAAGACACTGCTTTACAGCCACAAATCGGCAACAAGAAGAGCGACGTGAAACTCGTACTTTTCGGTGACTATAAATGCCCGTATTGCGGAGATTTTGAAAGCCAAATATTACCAAAAATTCAAAAAGACTATATCGAAACGAATAAAGTTGAACTCCGTTATGTGAATGTACTCATTCATGGCGAGGAGTCTAAGTTATCGACACGTGCGTCATTAGCGGTTAATAAATTTGCACCAGAAGCGTATTGGTCATTCCATGAAGCATTATATCGCGCGCAGCCGAAGTCAAAAGAAGCCGTGTCAGATGACAAGTGGTTAACAGAACAACTTGTTGAAAAAGAAATCAACAAGTTGAAGATTAAGCCAGAACAGAAGAAACAAATTTTGAATGCTTACAACGATAAAGTATTTCATCAACAAGCGAAGCATGATGATCAATTGGCGAAACAATACAAAGTATCTAAAGTGCCATCTTTATATGTGAATGGTGAACGTGTAAAAGATGTCACTGATTATGAAGCAGTCAAAGGTGCGATTGATCAAGCGCTTGACGAACAGAAAAACAAATAA
- the yaaA gene encoding S4 domain-containing protein YaaA yields MIILAEEVTVDSVLTLGQFLNYEGIIESGGQAKWFLQEYDVFLNGEHETRRGKKLSDGDVIEIPEVGSYVIKIGEQ; encoded by the coding sequence GTGATAATTTTGGCTGAGGAAGTTACAGTGGATAGCGTTTTGACATTAGGTCAGTTTTTGAACTATGAAGGTATTATCGAATCAGGTGGCCAAGCAAAATGGTTTTTACAAGAATATGATGTGTTTTTGAACGGTGAGCACGAGACACGTCGTGGTAAAAAGTTAAGTGATGGCGATGTGATTGAGATTCCTGAAGTAGGATCTTATGTGATTAAAATTGGTGAACAATGA
- the recF gene encoding DNA replication/repair protein RecF has translation MKLTTLQLENYRNYAQVDLACHPEVNILIGENAQGKTNLLESIYTLALAKSHRTTNDRELIRFDAEYAKIEGELSFRHGHMPLTMFITKKGKKAKVNHLEQSRLTQYIGHLNVVLFAPEDLNIVKGAPQVRRRFIDMELGQISSLYLNDLSQYQRILKQRNHYLKQLQLKQQKDTTMLEVLNQQFATYAVKVTLRRQQFIAELETLAAPIHSGITNGKERLTLQYMPSIKIQDVAQGEEGLTNDVFESLQASLTKEIERGVSLQGPHRDDLGFQVNEMDAQTFGSQGQQRTTALSIKLAEIELMQQEVGEYPILLLDDVLSELDDSRQTHLLSTIQHKVQTFVTTTSVDGIDHEIMKDAKIYRIAEGNIKK, from the coding sequence ATGAAGTTAACAACACTCCAGTTGGAAAACTATCGGAACTATGCGCAAGTTGATTTGGCATGTCATCCGGAAGTCAACATACTCATTGGAGAGAATGCACAAGGTAAGACGAACTTACTTGAGTCAATTTACACATTGGCCTTAGCTAAAAGTCACAGAACAACGAACGACAGAGAGTTGATTCGGTTCGATGCAGAGTATGCTAAAATAGAAGGTGAATTAAGCTTTAGACATGGTCATATGCCTTTGACAATGTTCATTACGAAAAAGGGCAAAAAGGCAAAGGTCAATCATTTAGAACAGAGTCGCTTGACGCAATACATCGGTCATCTTAACGTTGTTCTATTTGCGCCAGAAGATCTCAATATTGTAAAAGGCGCGCCACAAGTGAGACGTCGTTTTATTGATATGGAGCTTGGACAGATATCAAGTTTGTATTTGAATGACTTATCGCAATATCAACGCATACTCAAACAGCGAAATCATTATTTGAAACAACTACAACTCAAGCAACAAAAAGATACGACAATGCTAGAGGTGTTGAATCAACAGTTTGCAACATATGCAGTCAAGGTGACTTTGAGACGCCAGCAGTTTATTGCAGAACTTGAAACACTCGCAGCACCGATTCATTCAGGGATTACGAATGGCAAGGAACGCTTGACATTGCAGTACATGCCGAGTATCAAGATACAAGACGTCGCGCAAGGTGAGGAAGGCTTAACCAATGATGTGTTTGAATCACTACAAGCCTCCCTTACGAAAGAGATTGAGCGTGGTGTGAGTTTGCAAGGACCACATCGAGATGATCTTGGCTTTCAAGTGAATGAGATGGATGCGCAGACGTTTGGTTCTCAAGGGCAGCAACGTACAACGGCACTCTCAATTAAGCTAGCTGAAATAGAATTAATGCAGCAAGAAGTGGGGGAATACCCCATTTTGTTGCTTGATGACGTATTAAGTGAGTTAGATGATTCTCGACAAACGCATTTGTTGAGCACGATACAACATAAAGTACAGACATTTGTAACAACGACATCCGTGGATGGTATCGACCATGAAATAATGAAAGATGCTAAAATATATCGAATTGCAGAAGGAAATATTAAGAAATAG
- the gyrB gene encoding DNA topoisomerase (ATP-hydrolyzing) subunit B yields the protein MEALADVNNTENYGASQIQVLEGLEAVRKRPGMYIGSTAERGLHHLVWEIVDNSIDEALAGYADTIEVVIEKDDWIKVTDNGRGIPVDIQEKMGRPAVEVILTVLHAGGKFGGGGYKVSGGLHGVGSSVVNALSETLEVYVHRDGRIHHQSYKRGVPEFDLKQIDDTDKTGTVIRFKADADIFQETTVYNYETLQKRIRELAFLNKGIQITLRDERDDEAPREDNYYYEGGIKSYVELINEKKEPIHPEPIYVHEQRDDVEVEIALQYNSGYATNLLTYANNIHTYEGGTHEDGFKRALTRVLNSYGLQSKIIKEDKERLSGEDTREGLTAVISIKHGDPQFEGQTKTKLGNSEVRQIVDRTFSELFERFLLENPQVGRTIVEKGIMASRARIAAKKAREVTRRKTALDISSLPGKLADCSSKDPSESEIFLVEGDSAGGSTKSGRDSRIQAILPLRGKILNVEKARLDKILNNNEIRQMVTAFGTGIGGEFDISKARYHKIVIMTDADVDGAHIRTLLLTFFYRFMRPLIEAGYVYIAQPPLYKLTQGKQKYYVFNDRELDKLKEQLNPTPKWSIARYKGLGEMNADQLWETTMNPENRAMLQVTLDDAIEADQTFEMLMGDVVENRRQFIEDNAVYANLDF from the coding sequence GTGGAAGCATTGGCTGATGTGAACAACACAGAAAACTATGGTGCGAGTCAGATTCAGGTATTAGAAGGTCTCGAAGCGGTTCGTAAGCGACCAGGGATGTATATTGGCTCGACTGCAGAACGTGGTCTACACCATCTCGTATGGGAGATTGTAGATAACAGTATTGACGAGGCACTTGCAGGCTATGCAGATACGATTGAAGTCGTCATTGAAAAAGACGATTGGATCAAAGTAACAGATAACGGTCGTGGTATCCCGGTCGATATCCAAGAGAAGATGGGACGTCCAGCTGTCGAAGTTATTCTTACAGTGCTTCATGCCGGCGGTAAGTTTGGCGGTGGCGGATATAAAGTATCAGGTGGTTTACACGGTGTAGGTTCGTCGGTTGTAAACGCATTGAGTGAGACACTCGAAGTATACGTGCACCGAGATGGTCGTATTCATCACCAATCATACAAACGCGGCGTGCCGGAATTTGATTTGAAACAGATTGATGATACAGATAAAACGGGAACAGTTATCCGCTTCAAGGCAGATGCTGATATTTTCCAAGAAACAACGGTTTATAACTATGAGACATTACAAAAACGTATTAGAGAGTTAGCATTCTTGAACAAAGGGATACAAATCACATTGCGAGATGAACGAGATGATGAGGCGCCACGAGAAGATAACTACTACTACGAAGGCGGGATTAAGTCTTACGTTGAGTTGATTAACGAGAAGAAAGAGCCGATTCATCCAGAGCCTATTTACGTGCATGAACAACGTGATGATGTTGAAGTGGAAATAGCCTTACAGTATAACAGTGGCTATGCGACTAATTTGCTGACATATGCGAACAACATCCATACGTATGAAGGTGGGACACACGAGGACGGCTTTAAACGGGCGCTGACACGTGTTCTTAATAGTTATGGATTACAGTCCAAAATTATCAAAGAAGACAAGGAGCGTCTCTCTGGTGAAGATACACGTGAAGGTTTAACTGCGGTTATCTCTATCAAGCATGGTGATCCACAATTTGAAGGACAAACGAAGACGAAGTTAGGGAACTCAGAAGTGCGTCAAATTGTAGACCGTACGTTTTCAGAGCTGTTTGAGCGCTTCTTGCTGGAAAATCCACAAGTAGGTCGTACAATCGTTGAAAAAGGTATTATGGCATCCAGAGCACGTATTGCGGCTAAGAAGGCACGTGAAGTGACACGTCGTAAAACGGCTTTAGATATTTCGAGCTTACCGGGTAAACTGGCGGACTGTTCAAGTAAAGATCCGTCAGAAAGTGAAATCTTCTTAGTAGAGGGTGACTCTGCCGGGGGGTCTACGAAGTCAGGACGTGACTCACGTATTCAAGCAATCTTGCCATTGCGTGGGAAAATTCTTAACGTAGAAAAAGCACGATTAGATAAGATTTTAAATAACAACGAAATCCGTCAAATGGTCACAGCATTCGGAACGGGTATTGGTGGCGAATTCGATATTTCAAAAGCAAGATATCACAAGATCGTGATCATGACCGATGCAGATGTCGATGGTGCACATATCCGTACGTTGTTACTAACTTTCTTCTATCGCTTTATGCGTCCGTTGATTGAAGCGGGCTATGTGTACATTGCACAACCGCCACTTTATAAATTAACGCAAGGTAAACAAAAATATTATGTCTTTAATGATCGCGAATTAGACAAGTTAAAAGAACAGCTGAATCCAACACCGAAATGGTCGATTGCACGCTATAAAGGTTTGGGTGAGATGAACGCCGATCAGTTGTGGGAGACAACAATGAATCCAGAAAATCGTGCGATGTTACAAGTAACGCTAGACGATGCGATTGAAGCGGATCAAACGTTCGAAATGTTAATGGGCGATGTCGTTGAGAACCGTCGCCAGTTCATTGAAGATAACGCTGTCTATGCCAACCTGGATTTCTAA
- the gyrA gene encoding DNA gyrase subunit A: MAETSESRINERNISKEMRESFLDYAMSVIVSRALPDVRDGLKPVHRRILYGLNEQGMTPDKPYKKSARIVGDVMGKYHPHGDSSIYEAMVRMAQEFSYRYPLVDGQGNFGSMDGDGAAAMRYTEARMTKLALELLRDINKDTIDFIDNYDGNEREPSVLPSRFPNLLVNGASGIAVGMATNIPPHNMREVIDGVLSLSHNPDISTAELMEDIQGPDFPTAGLILGKSGIRRAYETGRGSIMMRAKADIESRGGGRERIVVTEIPFQVNKARMIEKIADLVRDKKIEGITDLRDETSLRTGVRIVIDVRKDANASVILNNLYKQTPLQTSFGFNMIALVNGRPQLITLKEALYHYLEHQKEVVRRRTAYNLRKAKDRAHILEGLRIALDHIDEIIAIIRESETDKVAMDSLQTRFSLSERQAQAILDMRLRRLTGLERDKIENEYNELIAYIAELEEILADEEKLLALVREELTDIKERYGDDRRTEIQLGVVDHLEDEDLIPEEQIVISLSHNNYIKRLPVSTYRAQNRGGRGVQGMNTLEDDFVSQLVTTSTHDDVLFFTNKGRVYKLRGYEVPELSRQSKGIPVVNAIALESDEVISTMIAVKDLDSEDNFLVFVTKNGLVKRSALSNFNRINKNGKIAIKFRDDDELVAVRLTDGHKHILIGTSQASLIRFKETDIRAMSRIAAGVKGISLRGDDEVIGLGVADEDTEAEILVVTEKGYGKRTPISEYRLSRRAGMGIKTANITERNGKLVCIATVEGDEDVMVVTDHGVIIRMEVEDISVNGRNTQGVRLIRLDDDQFVSTVAKVKQEPDDLETEEQDGGVSKVSETGSDNADGSKEILREDFMARVEEDIANEDEIDE; encoded by the coding sequence ATGGCTGAAACATCTGAATCAAGAATCAATGAACGGAATATCAGCAAAGAGATGCGTGAATCATTTTTGGACTATGCCATGAGTGTTATCGTATCTCGTGCATTGCCAGACGTAAGAGATGGTTTGAAGCCTGTGCATCGCCGTATACTTTATGGTTTGAATGAACAAGGCATGACGCCGGATAAACCTTACAAAAAATCAGCACGTATCGTTGGGGACGTAATGGGTAAGTATCACCCGCATGGTGACTCATCTATTTACGAAGCCATGGTACGTATGGCACAAGAGTTCAGCTACCGTTACCCACTGGTAGATGGTCAAGGGAACTTCGGTTCAATGGACGGTGATGGTGCTGCCGCAATGCGTTACACAGAGGCGCGAATGACGAAGCTTGCGCTAGAACTTTTAAGAGATATTAACAAAGATACGATTGATTTTATCGACAACTACGATGGGAACGAACGAGAGCCGAGCGTCTTGCCGTCTCGCTTCCCGAACTTATTAGTGAACGGTGCATCAGGGATTGCGGTTGGGATGGCAACGAATATCCCACCGCACAATATGCGTGAAGTTATTGACGGTGTGTTGAGTTTGAGTCATAACCCAGATATTTCAACAGCAGAACTGATGGAAGACATCCAAGGACCAGACTTCCCAACAGCGGGTTTAATTCTTGGTAAGAGTGGCATTCGTCGAGCGTATGAAACAGGACGTGGCTCTATCATGATGCGTGCAAAAGCTGATATCGAATCACGTGGTGGTGGTCGTGAACGCATCGTTGTGACTGAAATTCCTTTCCAAGTGAACAAGGCACGTATGATTGAGAAGATTGCGGATCTCGTTCGTGATAAGAAGATTGAAGGCATAACAGATTTGCGTGATGAGACAAGTTTACGTACAGGTGTCCGCATCGTTATTGACGTTCGTAAAGATGCCAATGCAAGTGTCATTTTGAACAACTTGTATAAACAAACACCATTGCAAACATCATTTGGTTTCAACATGATTGCATTAGTGAATGGTCGTCCACAGCTGATTACTTTGAAAGAAGCACTATACCATTATTTAGAGCATCAGAAGGAAGTCGTACGTCGTCGTACTGCATACAATTTGCGTAAAGCAAAAGACCGTGCCCACATTCTTGAAGGATTGCGTATTGCGCTCGATCATATCGATGAGATTATTGCGATTATCCGTGAATCAGAGACAGACAAAGTCGCAATGGATAGTTTACAGACACGTTTCTCATTGTCAGAACGCCAAGCGCAAGCTATTTTAGATATGCGTTTACGTCGTTTGACAGGTCTAGAGCGAGACAAGATTGAAAATGAATACAACGAGTTGATTGCTTATATCGCTGAGTTAGAAGAGATTCTAGCAGACGAAGAAAAGTTACTCGCATTGGTACGTGAAGAGTTAACAGATATCAAAGAGCGTTACGGTGATGATCGTCGTACAGAAATTCAATTAGGTGTCGTTGATCACTTGGAAGATGAAGACTTAATCCCAGAAGAGCAAATTGTGATCTCATTAAGTCACAACAACTATATTAAACGATTACCAGTATCGACGTATCGTGCACAAAATCGAGGTGGACGTGGTGTTCAAGGTATGAATACGCTTGAAGACGACTTCGTAAGCCAACTCGTAACGACAAGTACGCATGATGATGTCCTCTTCTTTACGAACAAAGGACGTGTGTATAAGTTACGTGGCTATGAAGTGCCGGAACTCTCACGTCAGTCTAAAGGCATTCCAGTCGTCAATGCGATTGCGCTTGAGAGTGATGAAGTAATCAGTACAATGATTGCTGTGAAAGACTTGGATTCTGAAGATAACTTCCTAGTCTTTGTCACGAAAAATGGCTTGGTGAAACGTTCAGCATTAAGCAACTTTAACCGCATCAACAAAAACGGTAAAATTGCGATTAAGTTTAGAGATGACGATGAGCTTGTAGCGGTTCGTTTGACGGATGGCCATAAACACATTCTCATCGGTACATCACAAGCTTCACTCATTCGCTTCAAAGAGACAGATATTCGTGCGATGAGCCGAATTGCAGCGGGTGTGAAAGGTATTTCATTACGTGGGGACGATGAAGTTATTGGTCTCGGTGTTGCAGATGAAGATACCGAAGCGGAAATTCTTGTCGTGACGGAAAAAGGATACGGTAAGCGTACACCGATCAGTGAATACCGCTTGTCACGTCGTGCAGGTATGGGTATTAAGACAGCCAATATTACTGAGCGTAACGGTAAGCTTGTGTGTATCGCAACAGTTGAAGGTGATGAAGATGTGATGGTCGTAACAGATCACGGCGTCATCATCCGTATGGAAGTAGAAGACATTTCTGTAAATGGTCGTAATACACAAGGGGTGCGCTTGATTCGTCTTGATGATGATCAGTTCGTTTCTACGGTTGCTAAGGTAAAGCAGGAACCCGATGACTTAGAAACGGAAGAACAAGACGGCGGGGTGTCTAAAGTGTCTGAAACAGGCAGCGATAATGCTGACGGTTCAAAAGAGATATTGAGAGAAGACTTCATGGCACGTGTTGAAGAAGACATTGCTAATGAAGATGAAATAGACGAATAA
- a CDS encoding NAD(P)H-hydrate dehydratase: MEILSDVRIPKRKQDTHKGDYGRILLIGGNATLGGAIMLAARACVYSGSGLITVATHPTNHVALHSRCPEAMVIDINDTKKLTKVIEQSDCILIGPGLGLDFKGNNAMTFLLQNIQSHHTLIVDGDAISIMSKLKPEIPPCKIIYTPHQKEWERLSGIPIEEQTYERNRAAVDKIGATVVLKKHGTEIFFRDNEYKLEIGTPAMATGGMGDTLAGMITSFIGQFDDTIDAVTSAAYTHSYIGEKLSKDMYVVPPSKIIDEIPYAMKQLEQ, from the coding sequence ATGGAAATATTGTCGGATGTTAGAATACCGAAACGCAAACAAGATACGCACAAAGGTGACTATGGTCGTATTCTTCTGATCGGTGGTAATGCAACGTTAGGTGGCGCGATTATGTTAGCCGCACGTGCATGCGTGTATAGTGGGAGTGGTTTGATTACGGTAGCAACGCATCCAACGAACCATGTCGCACTCCATTCACGCTGTCCAGAAGCGATGGTGATTGATATTAATGATACGAAGAAACTGACAAAAGTCATCGAACAGTCAGATTGTATCTTAATCGGTCCAGGACTTGGGCTCGACTTTAAAGGGAACAATGCGATGACATTCTTGCTACAAAATATTCAATCACACCATACGTTGATTGTTGATGGCGATGCGATTTCTATTATGAGTAAGCTCAAACCAGAAATCCCACCATGCAAAATCATTTACACACCACATCAAAAAGAATGGGAACGTCTCAGTGGTATTCCAATTGAAGAACAGACGTATGAACGCAATCGTGCTGCTGTTGATAAGATTGGCGCAACAGTTGTTTTGAAGAAGCACGGCACTGAAATCTTTTTCAGAGACAATGAATATAAGCTAGAAATTGGTACACCTGCTATGGCAACAGGCGGAATGGGCGATACACTAGCTGGGATGATTACAAGCTTCATCGGTCAATTTGATGACACAATTGATGCCGTGACAAGCGCTGCCTATACACATAGCTACATTGGAGAAAAATTGTCGAAAGATATGTATGTCGTTCCACCTTCAAAAATCATTGACGAAATTCCTTACGCAATGAAACAACTCGAACAATAA
- the hutH gene encoding histidine ammonia-lyase: MVLYLTGDQLRINDIRDFLHEQTTVEITEDALTRVKESRAIVERIIENKETVYGITTGFGLFSDVLIDPQQYNQLQVNLIRSHACGVGDPFSQEVSLVMMVLRLNTLLKGHSGATVDLVRQLQFFINQRIIPVIPQQGSLGASGDLAPLSHLALALIGEGRVYYHGQMLDSSDVLDSLDRAPLKLQAKEGLALINGTQAMTAQGVVTMIEAEHLAYEVEWIAALTHQALRGITDAYHTSVHTVRNFDEQTDVARRMLDWLEGSKLTTRQGELRVQDPYTLRCIPQIHGASFQVFNYVREKLECEMNAANDNPLIFDEGDETLVISGGNFHGQPIAFALDFLKIGLSELANVSERRLERLVNPQLNGGLPAFLSPEPGLQSGAMIMQYAAASLVSENKTLAHPASVDSIPSSANQEDHVSMGTIAARHGYKILENVRRVIAIEAIIALQAVELRGIEGLSPKTREQYEALREIVPSITEDRQFHKDIEDVANYLQKGAYYDRACNL; the protein is encoded by the coding sequence ATGGTTTTATATTTAACAGGTGATCAACTTAGGATAAATGATATACGTGACTTCTTACATGAACAGACAACCGTAGAAATTACAGAAGATGCACTCACACGTGTCAAAGAGAGTCGGGCAATCGTAGAACGTATTATTGAAAACAAAGAGACTGTTTACGGTATTACAACAGGATTTGGTTTGTTCAGTGATGTGTTGATCGATCCACAACAATACAATCAACTACAAGTCAATCTGATACGCTCACACGCATGCGGGGTAGGGGACCCGTTCTCACAAGAAGTATCATTAGTCATGATGGTATTACGACTGAACACGCTGCTAAAAGGGCACTCTGGGGCGACAGTTGATCTCGTCAGACAGTTACAATTCTTTATCAATCAAAGAATCATTCCGGTAATTCCACAACAAGGTTCACTGGGGGCATCGGGGGACTTAGCCCCTTTATCACACTTAGCTTTAGCTTTAATAGGAGAAGGGCGTGTCTATTATCATGGACAGATGTTAGACAGCTCGGATGTCTTGGATAGTTTAGATAGAGCCCCATTAAAGTTACAAGCCAAAGAAGGCTTGGCATTAATCAACGGAACACAAGCAATGACTGCACAAGGAGTTGTGACAATGATTGAAGCGGAGCATTTGGCTTATGAGGTAGAGTGGATTGCTGCATTAACACATCAAGCGCTGAGAGGGATAACAGATGCGTATCATACGTCTGTTCATACAGTGCGGAATTTTGATGAACAGACAGATGTAGCAAGACGGATGTTAGACTGGCTTGAAGGATCAAAGCTGACAACACGACAAGGAGAGTTACGTGTACAAGATCCGTACACATTACGTTGTATTCCACAAATACATGGTGCGAGTTTTCAAGTATTCAATTATGTACGTGAGAAGTTAGAATGCGAGATGAATGCAGCCAATGACAATCCATTGATTTTTGATGAAGGAGACGAAACGTTAGTCATCTCTGGTGGGAACTTTCACGGACAACCGATTGCGTTTGCATTGGACTTCTTAAAAATTGGTTTGAGCGAGCTGGCTAATGTATCAGAGAGACGTCTAGAACGTCTTGTTAATCCACAGTTGAATGGTGGTTTACCTGCATTTTTAAGCCCAGAACCGGGGCTACAAAGTGGTGCGATGATTATGCAGTATGCGGCGGCAAGTCTTGTATCAGAGAATAAGACATTGGCGCATCCAGCAAGCGTTGATTCTATTCCATCGTCAGCGAATCAAGAAGATCATGTATCAATGGGGACGATTGCGGCAAGACACGGATACAAAATATTAGAAAATGTACGTCGTGTGATTGCGATTGAGGCGATTATTGCATTGCAAGCAGTTGAATTGAGAGGGATTGAAGGGCTTTCGCCAAAAACACGAGAACAGTACGAAGCACTACGTGAAATCGTGCCGTCAATTACAGAAGATCGCCAATTCCATAAAGATATTGAAGATGTGGCGAATTATTTACAAAAAGGTGCGTATTATGATAGGGCTTGCAATTTATAA
- the serS gene encoding serine--tRNA ligase, translated as MLDIKLFRNEPEKVKEKIQLRGDDPVVVDEVLELDQKRRELIKQTEELKAERNKASELIAEKKRNNEDTEEAIQMQRQAGEKVKEIDAELKEVDNALQDKLSRIPNLIHDDVPQGADDTENVELKKWGTPREFDFEAKAHWDLVEELGMANFERAARVSGARFVFLTNEGAKLERALINYMLTKHTTQHGYTEMNVPQLVNRHSMYGTGQLPKFEEDLFKVEKEGLYTIPTAEVPLTNYYREEVIQPGVLPEKFTGQSACFRSEAGSAGRDTRGLIRLHQFEKVEMVRIEKPEDSWNALEEMTGNAEAILEELGLPYRRVILCTGDIGFGSSKTYDLEVWLPSYNDYKEISSCSNCVDFQSRRANIRFKRDKDAKPEYVHTLNGSGLAVGRTFAAIVENYQNEDGSITIPEALVPFMGGQTVIEPK; from the coding sequence ATGTTAGACATTAAATTATTCAGAAACGAGCCTGAGAAAGTTAAAGAGAAGATTCAATTACGTGGAGATGATCCGGTTGTTGTTGATGAAGTGTTAGAACTTGATCAAAAACGCCGTGAACTAATTAAACAAACAGAAGAATTAAAAGCAGAGCGCAATAAAGCATCTGAATTAATTGCTGAAAAGAAACGTAATAACGAAGACACTGAAGAAGCAATCCAAATGCAACGCCAAGCAGGAGAAAAAGTAAAAGAAATCGATGCAGAACTTAAAGAAGTGGATAATGCATTACAAGATAAATTATCACGTATTCCTAACTTAATTCATGATGATGTGCCACAAGGTGCAGACGATACTGAAAACGTTGAATTGAAAAAATGGGGCACACCACGTGAATTTGACTTTGAAGCAAAAGCACACTGGGATCTTGTTGAAGAGTTAGGTATGGCAAACTTTGAACGTGCTGCACGTGTATCTGGTGCACGCTTTGTATTCTTAACAAACGAAGGTGCGAAGTTAGAGCGTGCCTTAATCAACTACATGTTGACAAAACATACAACACAACATGGTTACACTGAAATGAATGTACCACAACTTGTAAACCGTCACTCAATGTATGGAACAGGTCAACTACCTAAGTTTGAAGAAGACTTATTCAAAGTTGAAAAAGAAGGTCTTTACACAATTCCAACGGCAGAAGTACCATTAACAAACTACTACCGTGAAGAAGTGATTCAACCGGGTGTGTTACCTGAAAAATTCACAGGACAATCTGCATGTTTCAGAAGTGAAGCAGGATCTGCTGGTCGTGATACACGTGGCTTAATCCGTCTTCACCAATTCGAAAAAGTTGAAATGGTGCGCATTGAAAAACCTGAAGATTCTTGGAATGCATTAGAAGAAATGACTGGTAACGCAGAAGCGATTCTTGAGGAATTAGGCTTACCATACCGTCGTGTGATTTTATGTACTGGAGACATTGGCTTCGGTTCAAGTAAAACTTACGATTTAGAAGTATGGTTACCAAGTTACAACGACTATAAAGAGATCAGCTCTTGCTCAAACTGTGTTGATTTCCAATCACGTCGTGCAAACATCCGCTTCAAACGCGACAAAGATGCAAAACCTGAATATGTACACACATTAAACGGTTCTGGTTTAGCAGTAGGTCGTACATTTGCAGCTATCGTTGAAAACTATCAAAATGAAGATGGTTCTATCACAATCCCAGAAGCACTTGTACCATTCATGGGCGGACAAACAGTCATTGAACCAAAATAA
- a CDS encoding AzlC family ABC transporter permease, translating into MAYQTFRQGIKDCIPTLLGYAGIGFSFGVVGSTSGFNLFEIALLSILIYAGAAQFIVIALMAVHTPVWVIVLTTLIVNSRMFLLSMTLAPSFKSETLGHRVGIGALLTDETFGVAITPYSKGEMIGRNWMHGLNITAYLFWIFTTILGAALGDFVSRPEMFGLDYAILAMFVFLAAAQLEGVQKSKIRLYMLLICVVTVLMLVLSLFMPSYLAIMIASILTATLGMVMEQ; encoded by the coding sequence ATGGCATATCAGACATTCAGACAAGGCATCAAAGATTGTATTCCAACCTTGCTTGGATACGCAGGTATTGGATTTTCATTCGGTGTCGTGGGGAGTACCTCTGGCTTCAATCTATTCGAAATCGCATTATTGTCCATTTTAATTTATGCTGGAGCAGCGCAATTCATCGTGATTGCTTTGATGGCTGTTCATACGCCCGTATGGGTCATCGTCTTAACCACGTTAATTGTCAACAGTCGAATGTTTTTGTTGAGTATGACGTTAGCTCCGTCCTTCAAATCAGAAACATTAGGTCATCGTGTCGGCATCGGCGCATTGTTGACGGACGAGACATTTGGTGTAGCCATCACACCTTATTCAAAAGGGGAGATGATTGGTCGTAACTGGATGCATGGCTTGAATATTACAGCATATCTATTTTGGATTTTTACGACAATTCTTGGTGCTGCGCTCGGTGACTTTGTGAGTCGACCGGAAATGTTTGGACTTGATTATGCGATATTAGCGATGTTTGTTTTCTTGGCAGCGGCACAATTAGAGGGCGTACAGAAGTCTAAGATACGTCTATATATGTTGCTCATCTGTGTTGTCACCGTATTAATGCTTGTATTAAGTCTATTTATGCCGTCTTATCTCGCAATTATGATTGCATCAATATTGACGGCGACATTAGGGATGGTGATGGAACAATGA